The stretch of DNA CACtgataaataattaacatgCATAACACTAATAAATCACAAATCATtaagttttatcataagaaaaagagaaaaggacatacatatatagtatatatataatcttatgTATATGTATAATTGATTAATAGTAGGTAACGTGCATCTTCACCAAAATTCTAACCATAATCGACCTAACACGTGAGGATTATTTTTCTAGTAATATATGAATTCAAAAGTTCAAAGATTTTGTCCTTTAGTTATATGGATCCATTAACTTTTCTTGTTAGGGttgttttataataaataaatgaaatgagaaagtacaagtttatatacataatattttttatgagtgTTATGAAGAATTGTTTCCTACATGTTTGTTTTGAGTAATGcttttatgcataatttttttcttctttaaagatcaatatttttttcttttgtagtgATTGTTTATGAGAAAATAAGAATAACTCCGAATTCGTATTTTTcttcttgattttgttttgtgttatttttatgttatgttttttaaatacatCGAtctgatattttataaattttggttagagataattaaaattattttaattctaaaataaataagttaattttatacaAGAAATATCATTATTCATTTGATAAAAGTAATAGGCATGATGCAAAAATTAAGAATAGAAAATTCGAAAAGATGCCATATTATAATGGGAAAAGGTATCATGTTGtaatgaaaaagataaagaCGACTATTATTCCATATATGTAAGAATATGCAAAAGTTTAAATAGTAAAACCAAAAGACTTAGCAATCAATATCTATATAAATGAAtttctcaatttagttccaataaGGTTATTGTAGACATCATTATGAACTTGATATCTTAAATATATTGACACTTTAATTATGAACTTGATATCTTAAATATATTGACACTTTAAAGttcattaattatttgttatcatataaaaatttattaaaaaaataaaataaaataattattacaataaccCTTCTTATAACCTTtagtgaaaagaaaacaaatttatacaATCTTTTGTCATGAAGAATTGTCTTCTATTGACCAAAATGCTTTCAAGTCATATCAAGCTTCTTACAAAAATCTAAGTGTGTGAAGGGTTTATAcattttatcaacaaaatacaCCTATGCAAATGATTTTTGCACTCCTAGAAACCAACAAGATATTCCTTAACAATTTACAGAGAGACTACATCTTCCTCAATGCAAGGAGAAGGTAAttataacaaacaaatataacatatattattGAGAACTTAGGAAAATGTACGATTTTATGTCCACACAGTTGAAGATGATTTAGAGGAATATCATTGTCCCTGATCCATTAAACAACCCCATCGATATGAAATCCCAAAGAGGAAACtatcttaattataaataaccAACAACTATTAAGGTCAATGCATCATTAAGCACCAATCAACTTGATCTTCAGTAAGAGTCACTATACTATATCAACACCCAAGTTCATATTTAAATAGGTGTGGGGATTAGAAAAGAAACCCTAAACAATAGTCCCTTTAGTGGAATTTAGTTTTGCAAGTTAAAGATTTAATAAGGATGACAATTCATATTTAGCCTGTCCTACATTTGGTTTGTAAAAAACAAGTTGTGTTGACTGTTCCACATAAGAATTGTGAACTAGTTTTGTTGGCTTACCTTGTATAGTGATTGACTTTCAGGTTTACCAAAGCTTTAAAACTTTCCTAGACAAATATtgtaacaataattttattttaatgtgtcACATCTTTGTTGCACTCCATGAGTTTACTATTgacaataaaattgaaataaactaaACAAACATATAGAATTAAGaccaacataaaataaatatgtcaaaGTTCAACCTTTCATGAACAaggaaacataaaaataaactattgtCTAAGCTAACAAAAAACAATAGCAATTAATCAATACTAAATGCGGGAAAGAGAACTAGCTCACGTTCAAGGATTGAGTAaatgaataagaaaataaaataaataaaagctttGTACAAAGCATGAGCTTCACATGACTTGTTTCTAATTGTTGAACATAAGCCTAAGCAAGAATCATATTCTAAACACTAGCTAACTTCCCATAAATTCAGTTTCCACCTTCTTTTGTAGTCGACATTTTGAGTTTGACGTCTTAGCACCTAAAcataaatattctttaaaagcatcaataaaaaatcattcatGTTTGATATCAAGATATCCAAAGCATTAAAGTTGGTTTCTTGTGAACATTCAAATGTGTGAAATAAACCATGTATCCTTCCAAGTTCTCTACAATGATTAAATTGAAACCTGTAAAAGATGAGCATGGAATAAGCAGAAAAGAAATATACAGTGATCCATTACCTTACTATCAACTTTCTCATTACTCTCTTAATCATCTCCAGAAGGTTCCCTTGATTCATGAGGAGTACATTCAGACTAAACACAGGGAATTTGGTGTTGTAAACAAAACAATGttaacaacaaaataatgctaAAAACAGAGAGAGGAAGACATTAAAATCACTaagttattttctattttattcaaGGATGGAAACAAATTATTTCAGAAAAAAGGAGGCAAAATAACTACAAAAGTGACTAGAAACTCTCATCTATATTCCCCTTTTTTTCTCCATGTGCAAAAGCCTTCACTATTTGAGAGGAATAATTCAATATGCAAGGATATTGACGTGTAGAACCCACCAAGATACATACAGTGACATGTGGTTACACAAAATATaccataaaaattatatatttaattttcaacatTTCATTGTGGACAAGTGATTATaccataaattttcaaaaagataGCAACATATTATCATGTTATATTTCTACACCTCAGCTTCTGTTGCCCccattacaaaatattttttttttgcatcagAACCTCAATAGTAATAGAGCaacatacttatatatatatatatatatatatatatatatatatatatatatatatatatatatatatatatatatatatataagcaataGAGTGTCAATCACCATCAACAATTATGAGATTAATTTActcacgaaaacaagaaaatggaaatGACTTTTCACTATAAACATATCTCATtgcatttttatcaaattcaatccatgtaaaaaataaaatctttttatGTATGATCAGGAGAACATTCAACAAGGTATCAAATAACGACCATTCTCTGAATTCAATGGAAACAACCTTAATTAGTAGAGAAGAACAACTTTAATAAGTATAAAGATTAAGCAAGTCTTGTATAAGCACCTCAAAAAGTAAGAATTGGAAATCTGATTCCAAATCTAAATTAGAAACTTGTCAATACGAAATAAGCATAAAAGAAAGAACTTCTTTTAAATTACTATCTTTCCACGTTGGTGCCATGTGGCGGACTCTCTCTTGTCAATTATTATTCAAAGTGTTTGCAAAGATAGATAATTCTtacacatttttataattaatatgcatttgatatttaaaaaaagttcaaagtTTGTCTTTTGTCCATTTTAGTGTAGATCACAAGGCATAATAATTGAAGTTTACTAAATCTGAAATAGAAATCACCTTTTGTCCATTTGGTATTCACTGTCATCTTCTTCCCAAACGTTTCTTCTAAAGAACTAACACTTTCACTATAATTGGTTATGTAAGTATATAGTGGCACACATATTAAACTCTTTAATTAATCTTTTGCAAACaattaaatagtttatatatatgCACAAGTATCATATACTTGCACATAGATAGTAACTTGGTAGAAGGTTGACGTGTGTTTGGCTTTTGCGTGCATGTTCCAAAAtccaaatctaaaaaaaaagtaaaatttgattgttcACACAAATATATGCATCAAAATTCAAATGTATTGACCAAAGAGAAGTAACCTAATAATCGTTTTTTGAGTTCACCAAGACTGATGCTAGGACACTGCCAATATAACCAATCCAACataacaagaaaaaagaatacTAAATCACCTTTGTCACTGTCACCACTCTCtaatttattagatttatgCATTTCTATGAAGTGAATCCATGCATTGCATAGAATAAAACAAAGtcagaagaaagaaaacaaaacagtCCCTCTGTTTTAGCTTCCAAGAAAAgaccatttaattttttatgagaggcaaaaataaaaatacctaCAAGTTGTAATTGTGAACACGTGAAGTAGCTATGAAACAACACGAACGTAGGCGGTCCAAACGTAGAACAAATTTGGATGAAAGAGGGAAATTGAGAAATTAacatgaaagtgaaaaaaaaaaatcgaaagcCAAAGAGAATGAATAGAAAACCATTACCAATTCGAAGTTGCAATTGAAGGGTGAAGATTGGAAAAGAGAAATGCGGACAAATTGGAAGCTAGAAGAGAGGGAAACAAAAGGTTTTTAACTAAGATTGAGAGATGAAGTAGAGATGAAGAGAAGAGAATTAGAGATTGAGAGATTGTAAACATATTAAGGTGTGGATTGTATGAACAAGAGAAGAGAATGTATTGTATCCTAATTCTGGAAGACCTACAACACACCGGAACGAAGAAGGCGCACCATCAAGAGGAGGAAGATGCACTATCGAAAGCAAGATGCATGCTAGTtctaaaaatgtttttctagGCACTTATTCGAAGCAAAGGAAGAAATATTCAAAAGGTCTGAAAAGATGAAATAGAGAAGgcgaataatattttaacttggATTTGACAAAAAGACTTTGGTAATTATCAAGGTTTAGAAATCCTCCGTAAGCATGTTTTTTTCTTGAGGTTATTATAACCTCTCTTAAATAACCCCAggtaaaattaatgtttttttgtaaTGTGTTTGACttatagattaaaatatgataatttctttttatggGTTATACGAGTTAGATCACCTCGCCCCGCCATTATCCTGCGTGGGTTGCGGGTTATGCGAGACAACCTAAATTGATCAATAGGCTAAATTATCCAATCTTCTTTGCTCTTTTGTTTATGAGCTAGCAAATCCACTTACATGACTCATCCCACATTGTCATCCTTAAAACTTAGTTCAGAGGAGGAAATTGGAATTTATCTCCTATTATTCTTTGTGTTTTGCTTGGACAAAGGACTCTGTCTCTACACAtctatgaaactaaaaaaaactcaatGTTGGGTTTGTATATACCGTCTTCTTTTGTAATATTCACAATTGAAGACGATTTTTTCAATTGCACATGGAATTGACATACCTTTATTTTTGGATGCTTATATCAAGAATAAGTCTCATGAATTTTTTGGTTGTGTTTTGGTTTACGTTGATTTGTTATCTGAATTACCTAACCAAATTTTGGTAGAAAGGAGAAGATATGTATTTATTGCTCATGTGGAGTAAGATAAATTGTATCTATTTTGTTTAAATCGGAGAATAATTGGTCATGGTTtatctaattataaaatattacaagatATCAAAGCTAATTCTGGTGGTGAGAAaacaattaatacaaatatacaaCAACATTATCATTCTAAGGGTGACACTTAAGATTCAGTTCATGTGGCTCAATCTATTTCGATGATATAATCTGTCTTGTAGTGCAGTTTTTTTAGGGGTAGTAAAACGAATTAGGCCCGACAGACCAACTCATCAACCCATGTTAAAAGAGATGAAGTAGATTAAAGATTTTGATTCGTCAACTCGTTCTAATTCAGTCCGTCAATTTGACGGGCCAAAATATTGGTTGTGGTATCTCTTGTCACTAAATAACATCAGTTAATGTGGTTAAGTATGCTAATATTCATGTTTTGAATAAATGTTCCtctgttaaaattttaaaattgtacacATAAGacataatgaaagaaataaatattaacgGCTCTTTAACATATTTGTCATCTGAATGGTTTTGTTAGATATCTCCTCTTctgtaaatgttttttttttcataatctcCTGTCTCTAAATATAAAACatagataattaatttatatttatctaaaataggttaatctatttaataacattaaatttatttaattataataaaaagtaattaatgtaagtaatacataaaaataagtcttataaaaaatcaagaaaaatttaaaataatatattcaaatcataaaagggtattttagtttatatttttgctCATGTTATCATGCCAACTTATCAATGTTTAAGATGATTCAGCTTGTTAtctcttaaaaagaaaaagacaaactATAAGAAAGTCAtggtatacaaatatttatagaaaattattttgtatacaaaatattattttttattatatatatatatatatatatatatatatatatatatgttttataaactAACTTattcataaactaattttagtttgtacaaaactaattttagcttatttttttaatgcttaTAAAGAAACTCTTCCAAATATTCTAACAATATTAAATGATATTCAAAcagatatgaaaatatatactagaaaaaagttatattattattattattactattattattattattattatttcgtCTAAGTATTTAAATAGCTGGTAAAAGGTTGAAGTTGAATTTGGGTGTTAAACAAATCTTTAAATGGGTCCAGTATCATTCAAATTCCTTTGTCGCTTCTTTGGTACAATAATTGgtgtaaacatattttataaatcgtGTTAGTACaataaagttttacaaaaaagttatttatcatcgaaaagataaaatgaaagcAAAGAAAAAGGTAATAGTGAAATATAAAGACAAACGTTAGtgctataaaaaatatatattttatgaatagtATAATTTTGTGAGAATGTCAAACGTGGGGTATGCATATACTTCACTCAAAATTTCACCTTTCAAGATTTTGAAactattttgtgaaaaaaacgTGGCTAGTACTGCAAATTGTCATAAAAAAGTAAGAATGATAGATTAACTTACTTATTCAAGAAATAAATTGAGCATCAATAATTCTTTGAGAatgtttacaattaaaaaaaaaattagttggcgtaaataaatattattgactaTTCATCTATTCatgtaaattataattaaaacattttcaaCCAATATCCACAGACTATTTTCCCATCACATATTTCTGGTGAAAATCTATCATGgttacttttttctttatcaattttattccCAACATGCATCATTAATGACTTCTTCCGATgcataaaaaatatcaacagtgactaaaattgttttaatttatataaataaaattaactttctTAGCCAACATGGAttaaaaacctaaaataaataattataaaagaataactCTTATCAATATCaatctaaataattataactatagTAATTGTGATCAATactaagtaaaaataaatttaatcaattgTAATACAAATATTCTAAGTAACatcaattgaatttttttaagtcgattgaaaaataatttcaccTAACATAAATCGAAAAACATCATTAACTAATAATTCCAAACtactaaatattatttagtattagaatattttttatatttaatgataatCAAAATATTCTATCTTTTAATATACTTAAATCTCTAcacagacaaaataaaaataaaaaattaaacaaatgaaaggaattcaattttaatgtattttaatttcgtgagaattattagttataaggTTATTGTACAGGGATACCATCCAAAGCATAAAGATACCTTTGCTAGTATCCTTTTCTATCTCAAATTCTCCACTggataaaagagataaaagaggaAGAACTTTAACATCCAAGATCAAGTCAAGCCAAACACAGAACCGTGATCAACATCCAAGCAACTTCCCAGTTGTTTCACATCATGAATCCGATTTTCAAACATGCTGGAAATTGCATTGCATCTGAAAGGATGATTTCCAATTTGAATTGCATTTCAATAGCCTTGCTTTAGAtgtttaaattatgaatatttcaaaaataacatGCATCAAAATTTTTTCCATAAATCCTGGCTAAGGGCACCTTATGTGGATTGCTTTAGCTTCTCTTCCACAAGTTCAATGCACCGGTACAACACCAACTCAAGTGGATTTAAGGTGCATACAGTGTCAACTGAAAACTCATCATAGTCACTCTTGCTCTCTGCCATTATACCTGTCACTAGGGTACGCAAAGGAAGCAGCCATTCATTGTAAGCCTTCAGTAAATTGTTCCTTGACAGCACTCCAGTGAAGTTTGTCTTTTCTGTTAccaatgaaatagaaaaaaccTTCCAAATTAGACATAACTTTTAGATTAGATAAACACTACCAACACACTCTATTATCAGttcaaatttattgataatcgcatttttaaaagtctcattTCATATTTAACAAGTATTAgtgattattttgaaattttcttctaTAACTCAAAAACTTGTAACTCCCTGATCACTGCTTcaaatagtatattttttaaatcaagacTTCTTGTCAGTAATTTTTCCCATAAGTGATAATTAATTGATGCTACATACCTGCAGATTCTGTCATCAATACAAATCTGTATAGATTGAGGGCTGACAACATCTGTGGATCATATAATACATAAGACCATTATTTAAAGCCTTTTCATATCAGTTCATATTCATAACCCAAAAATAAATGACAATTACGCCAAAATGCTTCTAGAAAATGCATTTCAAGAAACCAGGATTACACAAAGGTTTAATAAATCATTAGGTCCCTTTATCCGCactaacttttattttagttcCTATACCTAAAAGCTCTGTTTTCTGGCAGTGTAAAACTACTACAAATGAAGGCACAcgaattaagacaaaaaaaaaatgcgtGTACATAACGTACGGTTTTTAgatataagaactaaaatgaaaaGTTGGTGTAGGCAGATATACAGACCAAATGATCAATTAAACCTAACATAAATTACAAAGAACGCATAAGATAGGAAGAATACCGCATCACTCTGCTCAGGTAGGATAGGAGGTCCACCCTGTGGAGGTCTTAGAACCAACTCAGCCAACTCTATGACCTCTGGATTCCAAAACGGGGTATCTGGAAATGCTTTGTTTTCTATCTGTGGGGCATCTTTTACTATTGATCTACTATTGCAGATTGCTGTGTGCATTTCCTTCCGGATAAGATCGATGAAAATGGCAATCTTCAAAAGGGTGCAAGATCACCATTAGatgatttaacttttaaaagaaaataaagaacaatGCTAAACAAATTGTAATTTAGGTAGAGCATTACCATTGAGGAAGAGTCGGTATTTGTAATCAATGCTTTCAAAATGTCTAATCTTTGGGAAATTGGAATATCATCAAGTACCTAGTTTGAGTAACATTAGCACAGTACCATAAAAATCTTAAGAAATATTTTCCCAAGATATCAAGCAGTTCAACAAACATCACATATCtctatttcaaaaatttctgACTACATTTTGCATCTATAAAAGAGGCGCATCTAGTATTAGAAACTCACTCCTTTTAGCACAGCAAAGGATTTTTTTCTAAGTTCTGGCTCTGGGGCATGCATGATAGCCATTTTTACAGCCTGAAAGGTTAAATGTGTAAACATAACAGAAACATATATCATATCAGCATTTTCCTTCATTTGAGAAAGTAGAAGATTGAACAATGATAAACAAACTGAAGTCACAAATTGCAGTGAACACAACCTGCAAAGCCGAAAAAAGACTAGGCATATAAGATGACCATTCAGAATGCTCCTCATTGCAGTTTCTGGAGATACTTCCATCTGTGATGCAAAGCAAGAAGTCGATAGCATGTTTCTTTAATTCCCATGGTAGATTTACAAAGGAAAGTACTTGCTTTAATGTTCCTATTGCTTGCCACCTTTTTGTTTGGTTATTACAAAGTTCATCCTTGATGGCAGTCAAATTCTCTTTTGCAGTGTAAGCAACCTCCTCTGAGACAAGTCCccaaattactaaaaaaaaaatagagttcgATGGGTTAGTGAAAGGGAAAGGAAAAACAGAAAAGGCATAGATTCAATTACAGAGTAATTATTCAAGCACAAACCTGAAAGAGCAGCACCATGTTTGACATGGGATAAGAAACCCATATATTGATCTTTATCTTCTGGAAAATTGAGGAGATTAACAGAAAAATATATAGTGATGTAAATAGTgcttacttttaaataattaatggaaaCAAGGTGAACAAGTGTACTACCTCCAAAAATGGAGCCTGCCACAGTCTCAACTTCATAAGTTGTTAGTAGACTGAGATATGATAAACCACAGTATGAAGAAATTTGTGACAGTTGTAATACAAACGAATGACATCTTGAAGCTTTATAACCTAAACTAGCTGAAATGAGAGCCTGGAGAGTGCGTGGTAACATgttaaatcattataaaatcaataaaaccATATCTCCATTTTAGTAAGAAAAGTTAGGAAGAAATACAAATTgcaacaattaattttaatgcaGTATAAAAACATGCACCATGCATTGCAGGACATATAGACCAAGAAGAGATTGGAGCTTCTCCTTCGCATCCCCCTCCTAATGTAAAagaggaaagagaaaaatatcagCAAAAGAGTTGAAAATAAATCAGCCATTTAAGTTTTTCAACAAAGAAaagataattgttttaaaattgaccGACCAATTTATTGCAAACTTCACATATAGAATTTGCAATCCCAACAGCTCTGTCAAATACATCCtcaagttcttcttcttcttcttctgacTCCAAAGACACGACTTTCAGTACATTAAGTATTATAGGAAAAGCTTCTTTTACTTGCTCAAACTGACGCCTCTGAATGGAAATAAAGACTGAAAAGGCAATATAAGTATAAGCTGAAACTTCTAATAATGTGGTTTAAAATCACTGACAGAACAGAGTGAGCCAAAACTAGCATTAAGGTTTTGCATTTCATCATCAAAGATACTTTTCAAGTTTAAATATTTGCTTAAGTCGTAAGACAAATTCTTCCTTGGTCATATTGCTGAATAAAATGAGCCCAATAAAAACTGCCTGCAATTGACAGCTAACAGGACTAGGTGATGTAGTATCAAGCTGAAGCTTAGGATCTtgagaatatttattttaattaaattttatttgagatTAGATATCAAAgtcaagtaaaaaatatatgatgccACTTCACCCAAACAAATAATGTGCCAGATTTGATTGTCACCAGTCCTGTTAAGCTCGACATTCAAGTAACTATGTTCAACCCAAAAGATTTTGTCACACAACAATGCTGAACCAAATGCGTACAGTCCTGTAAGGAACTGCTTTTGTGGTTTCATctcatttataaatttacaaaaattcaatagACAGCATCCATACCTTTTAAATCATCTCTTTTAAATTGATCctatcattttcttcaaaagtAATGGTGGAAAATAAACAATTTGTTAATAACTACAATTGATCTCTACAaaccatataaaataaaattaactttatattcaattttcccaatataaacataatatagCCATAAATTGATGCAACTCAGGCTGTGAACAAAAGAACGAGCCTGGGTTATAAATGTAAAGGTCAGAGTGACTAATGATTAAGGAATTGGTTATCTTCATATAAAGCACAGAGCAACTAAGATTCAACAAAACCAAACCCAAAAAATAAGTTCATGAAATGAATCCAGTGCCAAGTGATTTACATGCTCTACATTGGAAGAGAATTAACAAGGTAATTGCTTCCATCTTTCATTCATTGAACAGAGACTACAGTTTTGTATTCTATCCATCGATTAAAAGGTCAATGCAATAATTACCCTTTGAGATCCCTGATAACGGAGGGACAATGTAACTGGCAGCCTTGGTGATCTTACTTGAATAACCTAATGCCTGCTCAATTACATTAACAGAAGCATATGAtcaatatattaacaaaaaatagatCAATTAAATGTCACTCTGTCACTGACATGTAGTTCTTTGCATGAAAACTATGATGTTATTATGAGgaaatttgagttttcttttgGATAGAAGATCATCAGATAGAAAGTGAATATTTCAAACTGAGTAAGGAAGGACTAAGGTCCAGCAGGAAGTGAACAATACAAGTGAGTACGAGGTGTGAGGGTTAAGTGATGGGCTGTCAAAAAGAGGGAAGGAAATGGATCTCAAGCCAAAGATACATCATGTGGAATGAGATGTAGGATTATCAGAAAATGTGGAGGTTTCGATGGTAACTGTGTCTTccacattatatattttaatttgtattctCCATTGAAATTTGTTCAACAAACATCCAATAGGTAATAGTATTGTCAACTAGCAAGGGAGTATTAAAGTGAAATTGTGTGTCTTGGAAGTGCTAATATACATTTACTCACAATAAAAACAAACTCACATTACAGAGAATTGAGAGCATATCCCTTGGACCACATTTCACTATAAAATGATCGATGATGCTAGTTGCCATGTCCAAAAATCTACTTGAAATCC from Vigna unguiculata cultivar IT97K-499-35 chromosome 8, ASM411807v1, whole genome shotgun sequence encodes:
- the LOC114194147 gene encoding aberrant root formation protein 4 isoform X2, which translates into the protein MSVSVEREIASFRDSEIRNNLRRVLESCSKLVEAGDFHESENTVSELIKFLDSVYDGAVSDPDSERAENEAFEAISEIHRYICSPSLDQEVVDALSFELPKAVSKFVRISSRFLDMATSIIDHFIVKCGPRDMLSILCNALGYSSKITKAASYIVPPLSGISKVFISIQRRQFEQVKEAFPIILNVLKVVSLESEEEEEELEDVFDRAVGIANSICEVCNKLEGDAKEKLQSLLGLYVLQCMALISASLGYKASRCHSFVLQLSQISSYCGLSYLSLLTTYEVETVAGSIFGDKDQYMGFLSHVKHGAALSVIWGLVSEEVAYTAKENLTAIKDELCNNQTKRWQAIGTLKQVLSFVNLPWELKKHAIDFLLCITDGSISRNCNEEHSEWSSYMPSLFSALQAVKMAIMHAPEPELRKKSFAVLKGVLDDIPISQRLDILKALITNTDSSSMIAIFIDLIRKEMHTAICNSRSIVKDAPQIENKAFPDTPFWNPEVIELAELVLRPPQGGPPILPEQSDAMLSALNLYRFVLMTESAEKTNFTGVLSRNNLLKAYNEWLLPLRTLVTGIMAESKSDYDEFSVDTVCTLNPLELVLYRCIELVEEKLKQST
- the LOC114194147 gene encoding aberrant root formation protein 4 isoform X1, translated to MSVSVEREIASFRDSEIRNNLRRVLESCSKLVEAGDFHESENTVSELIKFLDSVYDGAVSDPDSERAENEAFEAISEIHRYICSPSLDQEVVDALSFELPKAVSKFVRISSRFLDMATSIIDHFIVKCGPRDMLSILCNALGYSSKITKAASYIVPPLSGISKVFISIQRRQFEQVKEAFPIILNVLKVVSLESEEEEEELEDVFDRAVGIANSICEVCNKLEGDAKEKLQSLLGLYVLQCMALISASLGYKASRCHSFVLQLSQISSYCGLSYLSLLTTYEVETVAGSIFGEDKDQYMGFLSHVKHGAALSVIWGLVSEEVAYTAKENLTAIKDELCNNQTKRWQAIGTLKQVLSFVNLPWELKKHAIDFLLCITDGSISRNCNEEHSEWSSYMPSLFSALQAVKMAIMHAPEPELRKKSFAVLKGVLDDIPISQRLDILKALITNTDSSSMIAIFIDLIRKEMHTAICNSRSIVKDAPQIENKAFPDTPFWNPEVIELAELVLRPPQGGPPILPEQSDAMLSALNLYRFVLMTESAEKTNFTGVLSRNNLLKAYNEWLLPLRTLVTGIMAESKSDYDEFSVDTVCTLNPLELVLYRCIELVEEKLKQST